From Chlamydiifrater volucris, one genomic window encodes:
- the rplM gene encoding 50S ribosomal protein L13: protein MERRKETRTTMLKARDAEKKSWYVIDASNKTLGRLSSEVAKILRGKHKVTFTPHVSSGDGVIVINAEKVRLTGAKKAQKTYRYYTGYIGGMREVPFENMLARNPGYVIFHAVKGMLPKTRLGNKQIKSLRVIKGGNYREFQAQKPVVLSA from the coding sequence ATGGAAAGAAGAAAAGAAACAAGAACGACCATGCTTAAGGCTCGTGATGCTGAAAAAAAATCTTGGTACGTTATCGACGCTTCAAATAAAACTCTAGGAAGGTTGTCTTCTGAGGTAGCTAAGATCTTGAGGGGAAAGCATAAAGTTACTTTCACTCCACACGTTTCTTCCGGAGATGGTGTCATCGTCATCAATGCAGAAAAAGTTAGGCTTACCGGAGCCAAGAAGGCTCAAAAGACTTATCGGTATTATACCGGCTACATTGGTGGAATGAGGGAAGTTCCTTTTGAAAATATGCTAGCTAGAAACCCTGGCTATGTTATCTTTCATGCTGTCAAAGGAATGCTTCCTAAAACTCGTCTTGGTAATAAACAAATTAAGTCTCTTCGGGTAATTAAGGGCGGAAATTATAGAGAATTTCAGGCTCAAAAACCTGTCGTGCTAAGCGCATAA
- a CDS encoding ABC transporter permease has product MKFEFSMALKYLLPRKERLSASFVSLFSIGTISLVVWLSVVFLSVIGGIEKRWIQDLSRLHSPIKVCPSDGYYSSYYYNIDSYSGKSDYTLKTLGEKLSSIESDPYDGNLDDTLPERFPLPDLGIDGVLVDPVKSLQEVLSPLISKYGCEFQEFEETFGQLLLDEKYTSHREDDLRGFSRLISYDLSSSQRNLLLPYSINDYQSFTLSSLDLTPSNFKENFLFVSSMFSGKGVVLPKRYAEAGYQVGDTGSLSFYRGNSTKPVSLPIVVTGFYNPGLSPVGGKTIFIDKDLAEIIRDTTLREASPQNGITNGFDLFFVQFKKIGQIKREIQHLLKENHIDRYWSVDSLYDYEQFLPILEQLSSDKILFLFVSFIILLVACSNVVTMLILLVNDKKKEIGILIALGASKKQLKRIFGICGAISGGIGAILGILLSIPTLKYLDVIVNFLGGLQGHSAFNKQFFGNALPNQIDSLVITVIGITTLILATISGMIPSMKVARMQASEILKSE; this is encoded by the coding sequence ATGAAGTTTGAGTTTTCTATGGCACTTAAGTATTTGCTCCCTAGAAAAGAGCGGCTTTCGGCCTCTTTTGTTTCTCTTTTCTCCATAGGAACTATATCCCTAGTAGTCTGGTTGTCCGTGGTCTTCCTTTCCGTCATTGGAGGGATAGAGAAGAGATGGATCCAAGATCTTTCAAGACTGCATTCTCCAATAAAAGTTTGTCCTTCTGATGGCTATTATTCCTCCTACTATTACAACATTGATTCTTACTCAGGAAAGTCGGATTACACTTTAAAAACGTTGGGAGAAAAGCTTTCTTCCATAGAGTCAGACCCATATGATGGAAATTTGGATGACACTCTGCCAGAAAGGTTTCCCCTCCCAGATTTAGGTATCGATGGTGTGCTCGTAGATCCAGTTAAGTCGCTTCAAGAAGTCCTTTCTCCCTTGATCTCTAAGTATGGGTGTGAGTTTCAGGAATTTGAAGAAACTTTTGGGCAGTTACTCCTGGACGAAAAATACACAAGCCATAGGGAAGATGATCTCAGAGGATTTTCTAGACTCATCTCTTATGATTTAAGCTCTTCTCAAAGAAATCTACTTCTCCCTTATTCCATTAATGATTATCAATCTTTTACGTTGAGCTCTTTGGATCTCACACCTTCAAATTTCAAAGAAAATTTTCTGTTTGTATCTTCAATGTTTTCAGGCAAAGGTGTTGTTCTACCAAAAAGATACGCTGAAGCAGGTTACCAGGTGGGTGACACGGGTTCACTTTCTTTTTATAGAGGCAACAGCACAAAGCCGGTGTCCTTGCCTATAGTCGTCACTGGGTTTTATAATCCTGGGCTCTCTCCCGTTGGAGGGAAAACTATATTCATAGATAAAGATTTGGCAGAGATAATCCGGGATACTACCTTAAGAGAAGCTTCTCCTCAAAACGGTATCACTAACGGGTTTGATTTATTTTTCGTCCAGTTCAAGAAAATAGGACAAATTAAACGAGAAATTCAGCACTTACTAAAAGAAAATCATATCGACCGCTACTGGAGTGTGGATTCTTTGTACGACTACGAACAATTTCTTCCAATCTTAGAACAACTGAGCAGCGATAAGATTTTGTTTCTTTTTGTCTCCTTTATCATCTTGCTAGTTGCCTGTTCCAATGTTGTCACCATGTTAATTTTGCTCGTCAATGATAAAAAAAAGGAAATAGGAATTCTAATAGCTCTTGGAGCCTCTAAAAAACAATTAAAACGTATATTCGGCATATGTGGGGCCATTTCTGGAGGAATAGGTGCTATTTTGGGAATACTATTGTCTATACCTACTCTTAAGTACCTAGATGTTATAGTCAATTTTTTAGGGGGACTACAAGGACATTCAGCATTCAACAAACAATTTTTTGGAAATGCTCTTCCAAATCAAATAGATAGTCTTGTTATTACTGTGATAGGAATTACAACTCTCATTCTAGCTACAATTTCAGGAATGATACCCTCTATGAAAGTTGCCAGAATGCAAGCTTCGGAAATACTAAAATCTGAGTAA
- a CDS encoding tRNA 2-thiocytidine biosynthesis TtcA family protein translates to MFILPSPVFSPPWPKVGKRIESAVRKAIYTYDMLSKTRIVVALSGGKDSLTMLMMLKAISGKGFPELDIHAITIEGKYSCGAEVGGKYLENICQKLSVPLQRLTSPYTPDVPECYSCSQVRRRMLFKAAQELGASVVAFGHHKNDDAQTVLMNLLHKAEFGGLAPVLEMVRFGITIIRPLIFVSEKDIRRFAKECGFMRITCRCPVISLRKKAEDTLRLIEEVFPLARHNLALASRSRDGYQKPKNNLFNSSTGH, encoded by the coding sequence ATGTTCATTCTTCCTTCCCCAGTTTTTTCTCCACCTTGGCCTAAGGTTGGTAAGCGTATAGAAAGTGCTGTTCGAAAGGCTATATACACTTATGATATGCTCAGTAAGACAAGAATAGTTGTGGCTTTAAGCGGCGGGAAAGATAGCTTGACTATGCTTATGATGCTTAAAGCAATTTCAGGGAAAGGTTTTCCAGAACTAGACATTCATGCCATTACAATAGAGGGAAAGTATTCGTGCGGGGCTGAAGTTGGAGGGAAATATCTGGAGAATATATGCCAAAAGCTAAGTGTTCCCCTGCAAAGATTAACCTCACCGTACACGCCCGATGTACCTGAATGCTATTCTTGCTCACAAGTTCGTCGTCGCATGTTATTCAAAGCTGCACAGGAATTGGGAGCTAGTGTGGTGGCCTTTGGTCATCATAAAAACGATGATGCGCAAACGGTGTTGATGAATCTTTTGCATAAGGCTGAATTCGGTGGATTAGCTCCAGTACTAGAAATGGTTCGCTTTGGCATTACTATTATAAGACCTTTGATATTTGTGTCTGAAAAAGATATCCGAAGATTTGCAAAAGAATGTGGCTTTATGCGAATTACTTGTCGATGTCCCGTAATTTCTTTGAGAAAGAAAGCTGAAGACACTCTCAGACTAATAGAAGAGGTTTTCCCTTTAGCTAGACATAATTTGGCTTTAGCTTCTAGGAGTAGAGATGGTTACCAAAAACCCAAGAACAATCTTTTTAATAGCAGTACGGGTCATTAA
- a CDS encoding SEC-C metal-binding domain-containing protein, with protein sequence MSKKPNRNDPCHCGSGKKYKQCCLKKEAAVARHTPEGKFKFSAQLATNNPSYANVFQRSAEQLKQSQTTKSTNKYSLTKEKLLTQGKKSLKRQKAKEEREISEKLQKHQFSVLNLSEQGDDQFIPTEQDYRISQSETEPSSEEKFSEQDEKE encoded by the coding sequence ATGTCTAAAAAACCTAATAGGAATGACCCCTGTCATTGTGGATCAGGAAAGAAGTATAAGCAATGTTGCTTGAAAAAGGAAGCCGCTGTCGCCAGGCACACTCCAGAAGGTAAGTTTAAATTCTCGGCTCAACTAGCAACCAATAATCCTTCTTACGCGAATGTATTTCAACGATCAGCCGAGCAATTGAAACAGTCTCAAACAACAAAATCCACAAACAAATATTCTCTAACCAAAGAGAAATTACTCACACAAGGAAAAAAGTCCCTAAAAAGACAGAAGGCAAAAGAAGAGCGGGAAATTTCAGAAAAGCTACAAAAACACCAATTTAGCGTTTTAAACTTGTCTGAGCAAGGGGACGATCAATTTATTCCCACAGAACAAGATTATAGAATTTCTCAGTCAGAGACAGAGCCCTCTTCGGAAGAAAAATTCTCTGAACAAGATGAAAAAGAATAA
- the surE gene encoding 5'/3'-nucleotidase SurE, with amino-acid sequence MTKRLRIVLTNDDGISAAGMATLVELLNAEDFADVYIVAPLFDQSGMSMSFSYRSPIAVEAVDYKPHPVCGAWAVEGTPVDCAKIALSVLFKNDLPDLVISGINHGGNGGKNTYYSGTVGAAMEAVFKGVPSLALSQEKHISFFQKELGGKYVRTLAEYACSRPFSVPCGYNVTFPYVEQGKSWQGMVLTHSGGEFCVESPIDMGTIHNRTFYSLKSVRMQVFDKPSQEFEFLMNGKVSVSPIGLSSLFGAITEEAFSVMQEDFKALINNRISLGRLPN; translated from the coding sequence ATGACAAAAAGATTGAGAATCGTTTTGACTAATGACGACGGAATTTCTGCAGCAGGAATGGCGACCTTAGTAGAGCTTCTTAATGCGGAAGACTTTGCTGATGTATATATTGTCGCTCCCCTCTTCGATCAGTCTGGGATGTCTATGTCTTTTTCGTACCGGTCTCCCATTGCTGTGGAAGCTGTAGATTATAAGCCCCATCCTGTTTGCGGGGCATGGGCAGTAGAAGGCACTCCGGTTGATTGTGCTAAAATAGCTCTCAGTGTTTTGTTTAAAAATGATTTGCCGGATTTGGTTATTTCTGGAATTAATCACGGTGGTAATGGGGGTAAAAATACCTATTATTCTGGCACCGTAGGTGCGGCCATGGAAGCTGTTTTCAAAGGAGTGCCCTCTTTGGCACTTTCGCAAGAGAAGCATATATCCTTTTTCCAGAAAGAGTTGGGAGGGAAGTATGTGCGTACGCTAGCGGAGTATGCTTGTTCTAGACCGTTTTCGGTTCCCTGCGGCTACAATGTTACCTTCCCTTACGTAGAACAGGGTAAAAGTTGGCAAGGAATGGTTCTCACTCATTCTGGTGGTGAATTTTGTGTGGAATCACCGATAGATATGGGAACAATACACAATCGCACTTTTTATTCCTTAAAATCCGTTCGAATGCAAGTGTTCGACAAACCTTCCCAAGAGTTTGAATTTTTAATGAATGGTAAGGTTTCTGTGAGTCCTATAGGTTTGTCTTCTTTGTTTGGAGCAATAACAGAGGAGGCTTTTTCTGTTATGCAAGAAGATTTTAAGGCTTTAATTAACAATAGAATTTCTTTGGGAAGACTGCCTAATTAA
- the rpsI gene encoding 30S ribosomal protein S9, producing the protein MSKVNAIQESVATGRRKRAVSSVRLRAGSGRIDINGRAFEEYFPIQVQRDMILAPFRTTGKGEDQYDIIIRVSGGGIQGQAIATRLGISRALVKEDEANKQELKSLGYLTRDPRKKERKKYGHKKARKSFQFSKR; encoded by the coding sequence GTGTCGAAGGTTAATGCCATTCAAGAATCTGTTGCCACAGGAAGAAGAAAACGAGCTGTTTCTAGTGTTAGGCTACGTGCAGGAAGCGGAAGGATCGATATTAACGGGAGGGCTTTTGAGGAGTATTTCCCGATACAGGTTCAAAGAGATATGATCTTAGCGCCTTTCAGAACAACCGGGAAAGGGGAAGACCAGTATGACATCATCATTCGGGTAAGCGGAGGTGGTATTCAGGGGCAAGCTATAGCTACCAGGCTGGGAATTTCCAGGGCCTTGGTAAAAGAAGATGAGGCCAATAAGCAGGAGTTAAAGTCTTTGGGATACTTGACTAGAGATCCTAGAAAGAAAGAAAGGAAAAAGTACGGACACAAGAAAGCCAGAAAAAGCTTCCAATTCTCGAAGCGTTAG
- a CDS encoding ABC transporter ATP-binding protein yields the protein MMPLLEAKNIRKTFVNHGTTYHVIRGISLSLYEGEVLAITGSSGNGKTTLLNILGTLDTPSSGEIQFFGRSFSPKEHPLIRNKHLGFIFQHFHLLENENVETNILMPAIISGKSLKKNPDIGERARILAERVGLKNKLKVKSALLSGGEKQRVAIARALINDPQILLADEPSGNLDDYTSSSIHNLLLGLASEGKGIILVTHNNHLVGKCSRQCILKNGCFV from the coding sequence ATTATGCCTCTATTGGAAGCAAAAAATATTCGTAAAACTTTCGTTAACCACGGCACGACTTATCATGTAATTAGGGGGATTTCCCTTTCCCTGTATGAAGGGGAGGTGCTAGCTATTACTGGATCCTCAGGAAATGGTAAAACGACGTTATTAAATATCTTAGGAACATTAGACACACCTTCTTCCGGGGAGATACAATTTTTTGGAAGATCTTTTTCTCCTAAGGAGCATCCTTTGATAAGAAATAAGCACCTAGGTTTTATCTTTCAACACTTCCATCTTTTGGAAAATGAAAACGTAGAAACAAATATTTTGATGCCGGCTATTATCTCAGGAAAAAGCCTAAAAAAGAACCCGGATATTGGAGAAAGAGCAAGGATTCTTGCTGAAAGAGTAGGGTTAAAAAATAAGTTAAAAGTAAAATCTGCGCTCCTCTCCGGAGGAGAAAAACAGAGGGTAGCTATAGCTAGGGCTTTGATCAACGATCCTCAAATTTTGTTAGCTGACGAACCCTCGGGAAATCTCGATGACTATACCTCTTCGAGCATACATAACCTCTTACTAGGACTTGCTTCTGAGGGCAAAGGCATTATCCTAGTTACTCATAACAATCATCTTGTTGGTAAATGCTCAAGGCAATGCATTTTGAAAAACGGCTGTTTCGTTTAA
- a CDS encoding C40 family peptidase translates to MERLVVAASIFNLFSGEENLETQLVFGEVLDSPTFSPPRLPVYQALEQETLVEGAYAPYPGYGTVYEIDEFNPFFSTLIPIDPSYKPNAVVKTLDAKLLPWDIPLPYGTYLQVDVKGNVFLPFLRGIFDPIYQKVLRQAYCSLEHIAPIPKQLNICNLLQDAYSMLGIPYLYGGRTAFCVSSKFMGLDCSGFVNILFRAQGIRIPRNASDQYAYCVPVSSFKNLPVGGLIFLKEEGVLNHVMIKSARDEIIHASLSSGCVNVIKDEEAFSIEKDIMFLSCKDKEKGSVWKKFEALFGFPAEKQKAQGRR, encoded by the coding sequence ATGGAGAGACTGGTGGTCGCTGCCTCAATTTTTAATCTCTTCTCTGGTGAGGAGAATTTGGAGACTCAATTGGTATTTGGAGAAGTTTTAGACTCCCCTACTTTTTCTCCCCCTAGACTTCCTGTTTATCAAGCTTTGGAGCAGGAAACCTTGGTGGAGGGAGCATATGCTCCTTATCCCGGTTACGGAACGGTTTATGAAATAGACGAATTTAATCCTTTTTTTTCAACTCTCATCCCTATAGATCCAAGTTACAAACCTAACGCTGTGGTAAAGACTTTAGATGCTAAATTGTTGCCATGGGATATACCTCTTCCCTACGGCACTTATTTACAAGTTGATGTTAAGGGCAATGTTTTTCTCCCTTTTCTAAGGGGTATTTTTGATCCTATTTATCAAAAAGTCCTAAGACAAGCGTATTGCTCTTTGGAGCACATAGCTCCTATCCCTAAACAACTCAATATTTGCAATTTACTGCAAGATGCTTACAGTATGCTGGGGATTCCTTACCTCTACGGAGGTAGAACGGCTTTCTGTGTATCTTCAAAGTTTATGGGGTTGGATTGTTCTGGATTTGTTAATATACTATTTCGCGCCCAGGGAATTCGTATCCCTAGGAATGCTTCTGATCAGTATGCTTATTGTGTCCCCGTTTCATCCTTTAAGAATTTGCCTGTTGGAGGATTGATCTTTTTGAAAGAAGAAGGGGTTCTTAACCATGTTATGATTAAATCTGCGCGTGATGAGATCATACATGCTTCCCTCAGTTCTGGTTGTGTGAATGTCATTAAAGACGAAGAAGCTTTCTCTATAGAAAAAGACATAATGTTCCTATCTTGTAAGGATAAAGAAAAAGGAAGCGTTTGGAAAAAGTTTGAGGCCTTATTCGGATTTCCGGCAGAAAAACAAAAAGCCCAGGGACGACGTTGA
- a CDS encoding RluA family pseudouridine synthase — protein MSSLPIIDLVQSFYPEASRTSIKEWIKLGRVSVKGEIVTEFSRLFDSGERVFLLPFRKEKCVSGVKIIYEDRSFVAINKPPQMLSVPTENLSYSALFLLRQHYQTSGIFPVHRIDRDTSGLMIFAKGIRARESFSALFENHDILRYYVAILEGKLKKKVNCFESHLKELESHRVIVTSPKTEGAKKAITHVRVLKESKKFSYVLAKLETGRKHQIRVHCADAGCPVAGDSVYGSGAASSKKMLLHALSLSFIHPFRKIPINLRVPIPRYFTYLGFPDPSQYLDSL, from the coding sequence TTGTCTTCTCTGCCTATAATTGATCTTGTCCAGAGTTTTTATCCAGAGGCGTCCAGAACATCCATTAAAGAGTGGATAAAGCTTGGTAGGGTCTCCGTGAAAGGCGAAATTGTTACAGAGTTTTCCAGACTTTTTGATTCTGGGGAGAGGGTCTTTTTGCTCCCTTTTCGCAAAGAAAAATGTGTCAGTGGCGTCAAGATTATTTATGAAGACCGTAGTTTCGTTGCTATCAATAAACCTCCTCAAATGCTAAGCGTTCCGACGGAGAACCTCAGCTATAGCGCCCTGTTTTTGCTACGTCAGCACTACCAAACCTCGGGGATATTCCCTGTTCATAGGATAGACAGAGATACTTCCGGATTGATGATTTTTGCCAAAGGCATTCGAGCTAGAGAATCTTTCTCGGCACTTTTTGAAAATCACGACATACTCCGTTATTATGTGGCTATCTTAGAGGGCAAGTTAAAGAAAAAGGTTAATTGTTTTGAGAGTCACCTTAAGGAGCTAGAATCTCATAGGGTTATTGTGACCTCTCCGAAAACTGAAGGTGCTAAAAAGGCTATCACACATGTTAGAGTGTTAAAGGAGTCTAAAAAATTTTCTTATGTGTTGGCAAAATTAGAGACAGGAAGAAAGCATCAGATTCGAGTTCATTGTGCCGATGCTGGTTGTCCTGTTGCAGGAGATTCTGTATATGGCTCTGGAGCTGCTAGCTCAAAAAAAATGCTGTTGCACGCATTATCTCTTTCTTTTATTCATCCTTTTAGAAAAATACCTATAAATTTAAGGGTGCCTATTCCTCGATATTTCACTTATTTAGGGTTTCCAGACCCTTCTCAATACTTGGACTCTTTATAG
- a CDS encoding YitT family protein has translation MSGIKKKKAYHFNFFIYFLKTFGWFVLGGALAAAGVQIILVPSELIDGGVVGLSIVASHFLGHKYLPVCLLCFNLPFVILAFKQIGKHFVIQMLTAVIIFSFSLWLIDMLPGWLEIPPFVFKGSEIETVIVGGFVIGVGSGLIIRHGGSTDGTEILGIIINKKRGFTIGQVVLFINFFIFTLAGIAYKNWHSAFMSFLTYAVATKVMDVVIVGLEDTKSVTVITSSPRKIGKILIDTLGVGLTYIHAEGGYSGEKRSMLYIIVERLQLSQLKEIVHREDPNAFVAVENLHEVVNGRTTASH, from the coding sequence ATGTCTGGCATAAAGAAAAAAAAAGCCTATCATTTCAATTTTTTCATATACTTCTTAAAAACGTTTGGTTGGTTTGTTCTTGGCGGTGCTTTGGCTGCGGCTGGGGTGCAGATTATTCTGGTTCCTAGCGAATTGATTGATGGAGGGGTGGTGGGCCTTTCCATAGTTGCTTCTCATTTTCTCGGGCATAAATATTTGCCTGTCTGTTTACTGTGTTTCAATCTCCCCTTTGTTATTTTGGCTTTTAAGCAAATTGGGAAACATTTCGTCATCCAAATGTTGACGGCTGTGATAATCTTTTCATTTTCTTTGTGGCTGATAGATATGCTCCCGGGTTGGCTAGAAATCCCTCCCTTTGTTTTTAAGGGATCGGAAATAGAAACCGTTATAGTGGGAGGATTCGTCATAGGCGTTGGTTCGGGCTTGATTATTCGTCACGGTGGCTCTACAGATGGAACAGAAATCCTGGGAATCATTATCAATAAGAAGCGAGGATTTACAATAGGACAAGTTGTCTTGTTTATTAACTTTTTCATCTTCACATTGGCTGGGATAGCGTATAAAAATTGGCATTCTGCTTTTATGTCTTTTCTGACCTACGCTGTAGCTACTAAGGTCATGGATGTCGTTATTGTTGGGTTGGAGGATACAAAATCAGTTACAGTAATAACGTCCTCACCTAGGAAGATTGGAAAGATCCTTATAGATACTCTTGGAGTTGGTCTCACTTATATTCATGCGGAGGGGGGGTATTCTGGAGAGAAGCGCAGCATGCTGTATATCATTGTGGAGAGGTTGCAGCTCTCTCAATTAAAGGAGATCGTTCACCGGGAAGATCCTAATGCTTTTGTTGCTGTAGAGAATTTGCATGAAGTAGTGAACGGGAGGACAACGGCATCTCATTGA
- the rimO gene encoding 30S ribosomal protein S12 methylthiotransferase RimO, protein MTVDVKQIFDKRLSENRIHFISLGCPRNLVDSEVMLGLLLQAGYEICEDPSEADYFVLNTCAFLKAARDEVEEHLNNLVDVKKPTAKIILTGCMVSKHKEALSPWFPHIHYMLGSGNVESILEAISSEKKGEKIDAKSYLEAGEVPRRLSTPKHYAYLKIAEGCRKQCSFCIIPSIKGKLRSKPLDRVLREFRTLTSQGVKEVILIAQDLGDYGKDLSGKSMLVELLEMLLREEGEFWIRLLYLYPDEVNDDIISLMQKDPRLLPYLDIPIQHINDRVLKSMFRKTSGKEIRLTLKKLREQIPAIKIRSSIIVGFPGETEEEFQELVEFVKEGLIDNLGIFTYSQEEGSHAATLKDQIPAKEKSRRLSILSRIQQKIVEEKNQNWVGKKMIAIVDGYHPDSSLLLSARFYGQAPEIDSCIVLNDARKVSSFGDWYEVEITGVLGYDLVGRVLAKIDASKGPIEEMVIL, encoded by the coding sequence ATGACTGTCGATGTGAAGCAAATTTTTGATAAAAGACTTTCCGAGAATAGGATTCACTTCATCAGTTTAGGATGTCCAAGAAATTTAGTTGATAGTGAAGTCATGTTGGGGTTGCTTTTGCAGGCCGGCTACGAAATATGTGAAGATCCCTCTGAAGCCGATTATTTTGTCTTAAACACTTGCGCCTTTTTAAAAGCTGCTAGAGATGAAGTCGAAGAGCATTTGAACAACCTGGTAGACGTTAAAAAGCCTACAGCAAAAATTATTTTGACTGGATGCATGGTTTCCAAGCACAAAGAAGCGTTAAGTCCTTGGTTCCCTCATATTCACTATATGCTTGGTTCTGGTAATGTAGAGAGTATTCTAGAGGCTATATCCTCAGAGAAGAAAGGTGAAAAGATAGATGCAAAAAGTTATTTGGAAGCTGGAGAGGTTCCTAGAAGATTGTCTACCCCTAAGCATTATGCATACTTGAAGATTGCGGAAGGTTGTCGTAAGCAATGTTCTTTTTGCATAATTCCCTCTATCAAAGGGAAGTTGAGGAGTAAGCCTTTAGATAGAGTTCTGAGAGAGTTTAGGACCTTAACATCACAGGGTGTAAAAGAGGTTATTTTGATTGCTCAAGACTTGGGGGATTACGGTAAGGATCTTTCAGGAAAGTCTATGTTGGTTGAGTTGCTAGAAATGTTGTTGCGGGAAGAAGGAGAGTTTTGGATCAGACTGTTATATCTATACCCAGACGAGGTTAACGACGACATTATCTCTCTGATGCAAAAAGATCCGCGGCTTCTCCCCTATTTGGATATCCCTATACAGCATATCAATGACCGAGTTTTGAAATCCATGTTTAGGAAGACCTCTGGTAAGGAGATTCGCCTTACGTTGAAAAAATTACGAGAGCAAATACCTGCTATTAAAATTCGTTCTTCGATTATTGTGGGATTCCCCGGTGAGACTGAAGAAGAGTTTCAAGAATTGGTAGAGTTCGTAAAGGAGGGCTTGATCGACAACCTGGGGATATTCACCTACTCCCAAGAGGAAGGAAGTCATGCAGCTACGTTGAAAGATCAAATTCCTGCTAAAGAAAAATCTAGACGGCTTAGCATTCTTTCAAGAATTCAACAAAAGATAGTGGAGGAAAAAAACCAAAATTGGGTTGGGAAAAAGATGATAGCCATTGTGGATGGCTACCATCCAGATAGTTCTTTACTATTGTCGGCACGTTTTTACGGTCAGGCTCCGGAGATTGATAGTTGCATTGTTCTTAACGATGCGAGAAAGGTATCCAGTTTTGGAGATTGGTATGAGGTCGAGATAACAGGTGTTCTTGGTTACGATTTGGTGGGAAGAGTGCTGGCTAAAATCGATGCTTCTAAGGGTCCCATTGAAGAGATGGTAATCTTATAA
- a CDS encoding flavin prenyltransferase UbiX, translating into MGRYVVGISGASGAILAVKSIEALLQLNHHVELVLSAPAMQTVIYEVPHVTNRNDFLQLFSNRELLSIHKNSDIGSVIASGSYKTDGMVIVPCSMATVSAISMGLSDNLLRRAADVTIKERRPLVIVPRESPLHSIHLNNLLTLAKNGAIIAPPLPLWYMKPKNLDEMENAIVGKILSCLGVTSPLEERWEGYLSE; encoded by the coding sequence ATGGGGCGATACGTCGTTGGAATATCAGGTGCTTCTGGAGCTATTTTGGCTGTTAAGTCTATAGAAGCCTTGCTTCAGTTGAACCATCATGTAGAATTAGTGTTATCAGCTCCGGCTATGCAAACAGTAATTTACGAAGTGCCTCACGTAACCAATAGAAACGACTTTCTACAACTCTTTTCGAATAGGGAGTTACTGTCCATACATAAAAATTCCGATATCGGAAGTGTGATAGCTTCTGGATCTTATAAAACAGACGGAATGGTTATAGTACCCTGCAGTATGGCTACGGTATCAGCTATCTCTATGGGACTATCAGATAATTTATTGAGGAGAGCCGCTGATGTCACTATCAAAGAACGAAGACCTTTGGTAATTGTACCTAGGGAAAGCCCTTTACACTCTATACACCTGAATAATCTGCTTACTTTAGCTAAAAACGGGGCCATCATAGCACCCCCTCTGCCTCTTTGGTACATGAAACCCAAAAACTTAGATGAGATGGAGAACGCTATAGTAGGTAAAATACTTAGCTGCTTAGGAGTCACTTCCCCTTTGGAAGAGAGATGGGAAGGCTATCTTTCGGAATAA
- the rpmG gene encoding 50S ribosomal protein L33 has product MASKNREIIKLKSTESAEILWTTKNKRKTPARLELKKYDKRLRKHVIFKEAK; this is encoded by the coding sequence ATGGCCAGCAAAAATAGAGAGATTATTAAGCTAAAGAGCACTGAGAGTGCGGAAATTCTTTGGACCACAAAAAATAAAAGAAAAACGCCCGCTCGACTGGAACTTAAGAAATATGATAAGAGATTGCGTAAACACGTAATCTTTAAAGAAGCTAAGTAG